One part of the Anaeromyxobacter sp. Fw109-5 genome encodes these proteins:
- a CDS encoding thioredoxin produces MRHVSWIIALVIGFSVGFFSRGAIDGGGRGARPSGQAQQRPARPVEDPSAVYRVPVDDTPLRGPADALVTIVESSDFECPFCKRVGPTLKQLEEAFPGKLRFSFRHNPLPFHARALPAAIAAEEARAQGGDAKFWAMHDKLFELAPALDDASIERAAQEIGIDAAKVKEAIASGKHKDRIQRDQRVVQSVGAPATPSFFINGRKLAGAQPFETFRALVAEELKKAEALVQGGTPASGVYAKIMESASSRPVYLPTPTGQAAPQDGAPKAPAAAPAAVYRKVPLRADDPARGPASAKLTVVLFSDFQCPFCARVEPTLKQLEEAYPGQLRVVWKHQPLGFHQQAMPAALAAEAAREQGKFWQLHDKLFENQRALDDASLARYAKEIGLDARKLEQALQSKKHEPRIQEDMRLGASVGASGTPTLFFNCRQLVGAQPFDRMKAVADEELKKADALLGGARPDAGFYDRACDANVAAAPAAPVPAAAQAPAPGPIQKIDVRTDDPVRGNPKAPVTIVLFSDFQCPFCARVGPTLDEVQRTYGDKVRVVWKHQPLPFHQQALPAAEAAEAAREQGRFWQMHDKLFASQRELSPDAYGRIAREIGLDAKKFQASVQSGKARARIQEDQQLASRVGAQGTPTMFVNGEKIVGAVPFAQIKAVIDRQLAAR; encoded by the coding sequence ATGAGGCACGTCAGCTGGATCATCGCCCTCGTCATCGGGTTCTCGGTGGGCTTCTTCTCGCGGGGCGCCATCGACGGCGGCGGCCGCGGCGCGCGGCCCTCCGGGCAGGCGCAGCAGCGTCCCGCCCGTCCGGTGGAGGACCCGAGCGCGGTCTACCGCGTGCCCGTCGACGACACGCCGCTGCGCGGCCCCGCGGACGCGCTCGTCACCATCGTCGAGTCGTCCGACTTCGAGTGCCCCTTCTGCAAGCGCGTCGGGCCGACGCTGAAGCAGCTCGAGGAGGCCTTCCCGGGCAAGCTCCGCTTCTCGTTCCGGCACAACCCGCTGCCGTTCCACGCGCGGGCGCTCCCCGCCGCGATCGCGGCCGAGGAGGCGCGCGCGCAGGGCGGCGACGCCAAGTTCTGGGCGATGCACGACAAGCTCTTCGAGCTCGCGCCCGCGCTCGACGACGCGAGCATCGAGCGCGCCGCGCAGGAGATCGGGATCGACGCCGCCAAGGTGAAGGAGGCGATCGCCTCGGGCAAGCACAAGGACCGGATCCAGCGCGACCAGCGGGTGGTCCAGTCGGTGGGCGCCCCCGCGACCCCGTCCTTCTTCATCAACGGCCGCAAGCTGGCCGGCGCCCAGCCGTTCGAGACGTTCCGCGCGCTGGTCGCCGAGGAGCTGAAGAAGGCCGAGGCCCTCGTGCAGGGCGGCACGCCCGCCTCCGGGGTCTACGCGAAGATCATGGAGAGCGCCTCGTCCCGGCCGGTCTACCTCCCGACGCCCACGGGCCAGGCCGCCCCGCAGGACGGCGCGCCCAAGGCGCCCGCAGCCGCGCCCGCCGCGGTCTACCGCAAGGTGCCCCTCCGCGCCGACGATCCGGCCCGCGGCCCGGCCAGCGCGAAGCTGACGGTGGTCCTCTTCTCCGACTTCCAGTGCCCGTTCTGCGCGCGCGTGGAGCCCACGCTGAAGCAGCTCGAGGAGGCGTACCCCGGCCAGCTCCGCGTCGTCTGGAAGCACCAGCCGCTGGGCTTCCACCAGCAGGCGATGCCGGCCGCCCTCGCCGCCGAGGCGGCGCGCGAGCAGGGCAAGTTCTGGCAGCTGCACGACAAGCTCTTCGAGAACCAGCGCGCGCTCGACGACGCCAGCCTGGCGCGGTACGCGAAGGAGATCGGCCTCGACGCGCGCAAGCTCGAGCAGGCGCTCCAGTCGAAGAAGCACGAGCCCCGCATCCAGGAGGACATGCGCCTCGGCGCCTCCGTGGGCGCGAGCGGCACCCCCACCCTGTTCTTCAACTGCCGCCAGCTCGTCGGCGCGCAGCCGTTCGACCGCATGAAGGCGGTCGCGGACGAGGAGCTGAAGAAGGCGGACGCGCTGCTCGGCGGCGCCAGGCCCGACGCGGGCTTCTACGATCGCGCGTGCGACGCCAACGTGGCCGCCGCCCCCGCCGCGCCGGTCCCCGCCGCGGCGCAGGCCCCCGCGCCCGGCCCCATCCAGAAGATCGACGTCCGCACGGACGATCCCGTCCGCGGCAACCCCAAGGCCCCGGTCACCATCGTCCTCTTCTCCGACTTCCAGTGCCCGTTCTGCGCGCGCGTCGGCCCCACGCTCGACGAGGTGCAGCGCACCTACGGCGACAAGGTGCGGGTGGTGTGGAAGCACCAGCCGCTGCCCTTCCACCAGCAGGCGCTCCCGGCCGCCGAGGCCGCCGAGGCCGCCCGCGAGCAGGGCAGGTTCTGGCAGATGCACGACAAGCTCTTCGCCTCGCAGCGCGAGCTCTCGCCCGACGCGTACGGCCGCATCGCGCGCGAGATCGGGCTCGACGCGAAGAAGTTCCAGGCGTCGGTCCAGAGCGGCAAGGCGCGCGCGCGCATCCAGGAGGACCAGCAGCTCGCCTCGCGGGTCGGCGCGCAGGGGACGCCCACCATGTTCGTGAACGGCGAGAAGATCGTGGGCGCCGTGCCGTTCGCCCAGATCAAGGCCGTGATCGACCGGCAGCTCGCGGCTCGCTGA
- a CDS encoding sulfurtransferase TusA family protein translates to MALPDMPAPARTLDTSGRLCPFPIVETAKVVRTLEEGAVLLVISTDAGIATDMPMWCRATRNEHLGTFRDGAAWKSWVRKRAR, encoded by the coding sequence GTGGCGCTCCCCGACATGCCCGCACCTGCGCGGACCCTCGACACCTCCGGCCGGCTCTGCCCGTTCCCGATCGTCGAGACCGCGAAGGTGGTGCGGACGCTCGAGGAGGGCGCGGTGCTGCTCGTCATCTCCACGGACGCGGGCATCGCGACCGACATGCCGATGTGGTGCAGGGCCACGCGGAACGAGCACCTCGGCACCTTCCGGGACGGCGCCGCCTGGAAGAGCTGGGTTCGGAAGCGGGCGCGCTGA
- a CDS encoding asparagine synthase-related protein — MPKQGKAIAMISGGLDSTLALALVRRQGVEVKAVTFYTGFCITETQRRKGGRADGAVPRNEALRAAADLEVDIEYVDISGSEYLDMLVHPKYGYGANANPCVDCRVFMMRKAKEIMEAEGADFIFTGEVLGQRPKSQRRDTLRIIERDSGLDGRLLRPLSAKLLQPTIAEQEGIVDRERLEAISGRSRQRQMELARELGVVDWPQPAGGCCYLTDESFAKKFFDVLDAREAAGEERRILPEDVVLLSTGRHFRLSPRAKLVVGRTEVENALLEHHVEGRARLEAQDVLGPVAIVEGEPTWEERVLASRIVARYGKGKDAPRVTVEWREGDLVERYEVEPEQDEARVEALRI; from the coding sequence ATGCCGAAGCAGGGGAAGGCCATCGCGATGATCTCCGGCGGGCTCGACTCGACGCTCGCCCTCGCGCTCGTGCGCCGGCAGGGCGTCGAGGTGAAGGCGGTGACCTTCTACACCGGCTTCTGCATCACCGAGACGCAGCGCCGGAAGGGCGGCCGCGCCGACGGCGCGGTCCCCCGCAACGAGGCCCTGCGCGCCGCCGCCGATCTGGAGGTCGACATCGAGTACGTCGACATCTCCGGGTCCGAGTACCTCGACATGCTCGTGCACCCCAAGTACGGGTACGGCGCGAACGCCAACCCGTGCGTCGACTGCCGCGTCTTCATGATGCGCAAGGCGAAGGAGATCATGGAGGCGGAGGGGGCGGACTTCATCTTCACCGGCGAGGTCCTCGGCCAGCGCCCGAAGAGCCAGCGCCGCGACACCCTGCGCATCATCGAGCGCGACAGCGGGCTCGACGGCCGGCTCCTGCGCCCGCTCTCGGCCAAGCTCCTCCAGCCGACGATCGCCGAGCAGGAGGGGATCGTCGACCGCGAGCGGCTGGAGGCGATCAGCGGCCGCTCGCGCCAGCGGCAGATGGAGCTCGCGCGCGAGCTCGGCGTGGTGGACTGGCCGCAGCCGGCCGGCGGCTGCTGCTACCTCACCGACGAGAGCTTCGCGAAGAAGTTCTTCGATGTGCTCGACGCACGCGAGGCGGCCGGCGAGGAGCGCCGGATCCTCCCCGAGGACGTCGTGCTGCTCTCGACCGGCCGGCACTTCCGGCTCTCCCCGCGCGCGAAGCTGGTCGTGGGGCGCACCGAGGTGGAGAACGCCCTGCTCGAGCACCACGTCGAGGGGCGCGCGCGGCTGGAGGCGCAGGACGTGCTCGGACCCGTGGCGATCGTGGAGGGCGAGCCCACCTGGGAGGAGCGCGTGCTCGCGTCGCGCATCGTCGCGCGCTACGGCAAGGGCAAGGACGCGCCCCGGGTCACCGTCGAGTGGCGCGAGGGCGACCTCGTCGAGCGCTACGAGGTGGAGCCGGAGCAGGACGAGGCCCGCGTCGAGGCGCTCAGGATCTGA
- the ppdK gene encoding pyruvate, phosphate dikinase, with translation MAQKRIYAFGGGKAEGNKDMKELLGGKGAGLAEMSNIGIPVPPGFTITTEVCTEYYRGGKKLPKGLEGELRAAMKRAEALAGKRFGDPKDPLLVSVRSGARASMPGMMDTVLNLGLNDATVGGLARASGNPRFAWDSYRRFVAMFGDVVLGLKPEHKEDRDPFEEILERKKLARGVRFDSELPEDALRELVTEFKAAIRERKGVEFPDDPYGQLLEAVAAVFRSWDNDRAIAYRKLYGYPSDWGTAVSVQAMVFGNLGDDSGTGVAFTRNPATGDDAFYGEFLVNAQGEDVVAGVRTPQKISELAARWPEIARQLESVRTKLEKHYQEMQDIEFTVERGKLYVLQTRTGKRTGLAAVRIALDMAAERLITKEVALQRIEPEALNHLLRPIFDADRKAAAMKAGKLLAKGLPAGPGAASGRVVFFAEDAVTWGARGERVILARHETSPEDIRGMATAEGFLTAFGGMTSHAALVARQMGKVAIVGCEALSFDYHGRQMRVATAAGERVVREGDWISIDGTAAEVIEGELETRPSQVLQVLVEKTLAAEDAPVYREFAQVMAWADQARRLGVRANADQPDQAAVSVALGAQGIGLCRTEHMFFGEGKIGPMREMIVAETVEERRAALAKLLPLQREDFRGIFEAMGPRPVTIRTIDPPLHEFLPQDEPGIAELARVTGKPVERIRARIEELHESNPMLGHRGCRLGITYPEITEMQSRAIFEAACDVAERGIEVEPEVMIPLVGAKQELDDQAAVVRRVADEVFAARGLAVSYHVGTMIEVPRGAVTAGEIAKTAEFFSFGTNDLTQTTFALSRDDTGPVLATYLEKDIWPGDPFVSIDREGVGALMRMGVEGGRKTRPDLKLGICGEHGGDPSSVEFCHELGLDYVSCSPYRLPIARLAAAQAALRERAAAPAKAAAKRVAKAAKASGGAAGRAAKAARTPAQGGKRAKGLRDGKPAAARLGAALASKGLAKVKRALKARARRGR, from the coding sequence ATGGCCCAGAAGCGCATCTACGCCTTCGGCGGAGGAAAAGCCGAAGGAAACAAGGACATGAAGGAGCTCCTCGGCGGCAAGGGGGCGGGGCTCGCCGAGATGTCCAACATCGGGATCCCCGTCCCGCCTGGCTTCACGATCACCACCGAGGTCTGCACCGAGTACTACCGCGGCGGCAAGAAGCTGCCGAAGGGGCTCGAGGGTGAGCTCCGCGCGGCGATGAAGCGGGCCGAGGCGCTCGCCGGCAAGCGCTTCGGGGATCCGAAGGACCCGCTCCTCGTCTCCGTGCGCTCGGGGGCCCGCGCGTCGATGCCCGGCATGATGGACACCGTCCTGAACCTCGGGCTGAACGACGCCACCGTGGGAGGGCTGGCGCGGGCCTCCGGCAACCCCCGCTTCGCCTGGGACAGCTACCGCCGCTTCGTGGCGATGTTCGGCGACGTGGTGCTGGGCCTGAAGCCGGAGCACAAGGAGGATCGCGACCCGTTCGAGGAGATCCTGGAGCGCAAGAAGCTCGCGCGCGGGGTGAGGTTCGACTCCGAGCTCCCCGAGGACGCGCTGCGCGAGCTCGTCACCGAGTTCAAGGCGGCCATCCGCGAGCGCAAGGGCGTCGAGTTCCCCGACGACCCGTACGGCCAGCTCCTCGAGGCCGTCGCGGCCGTGTTCCGCTCCTGGGACAACGACCGCGCCATCGCCTACCGCAAGCTGTACGGCTACCCCTCCGACTGGGGCACGGCCGTCAGCGTCCAGGCGATGGTGTTCGGGAACCTGGGCGACGACTCGGGGACCGGGGTCGCCTTCACGCGCAACCCCGCGACGGGCGACGACGCCTTCTACGGCGAGTTCCTGGTGAACGCCCAGGGCGAGGACGTGGTCGCCGGGGTCCGCACTCCCCAGAAGATCTCCGAGCTCGCGGCGCGCTGGCCCGAGATCGCGCGGCAGCTCGAGAGCGTGCGCACCAAGCTCGAGAAGCACTACCAGGAGATGCAGGACATCGAGTTCACGGTCGAGCGCGGCAAGCTCTACGTCCTGCAGACGCGCACCGGCAAGCGGACCGGCCTCGCCGCCGTCCGCATCGCGCTCGACATGGCCGCCGAGCGGCTCATCACGAAGGAGGTGGCGCTCCAGCGCATCGAGCCCGAGGCGCTGAACCACCTGCTCCGGCCGATCTTCGACGCCGACCGTAAGGCCGCGGCGATGAAGGCGGGCAAGCTCCTCGCGAAGGGGCTCCCCGCCGGGCCGGGCGCGGCGAGCGGGCGCGTCGTGTTCTTCGCGGAGGACGCGGTGACGTGGGGCGCGCGCGGGGAGCGGGTGATCCTCGCCCGGCACGAGACCTCCCCCGAGGACATCCGCGGCATGGCGACGGCGGAGGGCTTCCTCACCGCCTTCGGCGGCATGACCTCCCACGCGGCGCTCGTCGCGCGGCAGATGGGCAAGGTCGCCATCGTCGGGTGCGAGGCGCTGTCCTTCGACTACCACGGGCGCCAGATGCGGGTCGCCACCGCCGCCGGCGAGCGCGTCGTGCGCGAGGGCGACTGGATCTCCATCGACGGCACCGCCGCCGAGGTGATCGAGGGCGAGCTCGAGACGCGCCCGTCGCAGGTGCTGCAGGTCCTCGTGGAGAAGACCCTCGCCGCCGAGGACGCGCCGGTGTACCGCGAGTTCGCCCAGGTCATGGCGTGGGCCGACCAGGCCCGCCGCCTGGGCGTGCGCGCCAACGCGGACCAGCCGGACCAGGCCGCGGTCTCGGTCGCCCTGGGCGCCCAGGGCATCGGGCTCTGCCGGACGGAGCACATGTTCTTCGGGGAGGGCAAGATCGGCCCGATGCGCGAGATGATCGTCGCGGAGACGGTCGAGGAGCGGCGGGCCGCGCTCGCGAAGCTGCTCCCGCTCCAGCGGGAGGACTTCCGCGGCATCTTCGAGGCGATGGGCCCGCGCCCCGTCACGATCCGCACCATCGACCCGCCGCTGCACGAGTTCCTGCCCCAGGACGAGCCGGGCATCGCCGAGCTCGCGCGCGTCACCGGCAAGCCGGTGGAGCGGATCCGGGCGCGCATCGAGGAGCTGCACGAGTCGAACCCGATGCTCGGCCATCGCGGCTGCCGGCTCGGCATCACCTACCCGGAGATCACCGAGATGCAGTCGCGCGCCATCTTCGAGGCCGCCTGCGACGTGGCCGAGCGGGGGATCGAGGTGGAGCCCGAGGTGATGATCCCGCTCGTCGGCGCGAAGCAGGAGCTCGACGATCAGGCCGCCGTGGTGCGCCGCGTCGCGGACGAGGTCTTCGCCGCGCGCGGGCTGGCGGTGAGCTACCACGTCGGCACGATGATCGAGGTGCCGCGCGGCGCGGTCACCGCCGGGGAGATCGCGAAGACGGCGGAGTTCTTCTCCTTCGGCACGAACGACCTCACCCAGACGACCTTCGCCCTGTCCCGCGACGACACCGGCCCGGTGCTCGCCACGTACCTGGAGAAGGACATCTGGCCGGGCGACCCGTTCGTCTCCATCGACCGCGAGGGCGTCGGTGCGCTGATGCGGATGGGCGTGGAGGGCGGGCGCAAGACCAGGCCCGACCTGAAGCTCGGGATCTGCGGCGAGCACGGCGGCGATCCGTCCTCGGTGGAGTTCTGTCACGAGCTGGGGCTCGACTACGTCTCGTGCTCTCCGTACCGGCTCCCCATCGCGCGGCTCGCCGCCGCGCAGGCGGCCCTCCGCGAGCGGGCGGCGGCGCCCGCGAAGGCGGCGGCGAAGCGCGTCGCCAAGGCCGCCAAGGCGAGCGGTGGCGCGGCCGGGCGCGCCGCGAAGGCCGCGAGGACGCCCGCCCAGGGCGGCAAGCGCGCGAAGGGGCTTCGCGACGGGAAGCCCGCGGCGGCGAGGCTCGGCGCGGCGCTCGCGAGCAAGGGGCTCGCCAAGGTGAAGCGCGCGCTGAAGGCCCGCGCGCGGCGCGGCCGCTGA
- a CDS encoding penicillin-binding transpeptidase domain-containing protein translates to MLHRVPSWLVPASALVLAGLVLPRAHSSGGGAGGASASAQKKLAEAAPAAPELPIRIGEIVLDEATGRYVAPLGDRRATLTLHPGLQARLERALDTYRVPWGATVLLEPATGKILALAEHSRAEPGRRGLSVAALAPAASIFKLVTAAALLEHGTQPDEEVCYHGGKRRLAPGNLADDPRRDHRCRTLVSAFGHSTNVVFAKLAGRGLDAESLRATAERFLFNTEIPFARPVEVSRADIPEDDFGFANTAAGFGPVKLSPLHAALLAAIVANDGVLVPPVIVESVDGGAIPSAGEPRRVIEEPVAAELARMMRSTVTEGTARRAFARARGPLRGIPVAGKTGSLADAQPYRDYSWFVGYAPADHPQVAIATVVVNERLWHARAPTVAREALEAYFAAQVAQVP, encoded by the coding sequence ATGCTCCACCGCGTCCCCTCCTGGCTCGTGCCCGCGAGCGCGCTCGTGCTCGCCGGCCTCGTCCTCCCGCGCGCCCACTCCTCCGGGGGCGGCGCAGGCGGCGCCTCCGCCAGCGCCCAGAAGAAGCTCGCGGAGGCTGCGCCCGCCGCGCCCGAGCTGCCGATCCGCATCGGCGAGATCGTGCTCGACGAGGCCACCGGCCGCTACGTCGCGCCGCTCGGCGATCGCCGCGCCACGCTGACGCTCCATCCCGGGCTTCAGGCGCGGCTGGAGCGCGCCCTCGACACCTACCGCGTGCCCTGGGGCGCCACCGTCCTCCTCGAGCCCGCCACCGGGAAGATCCTCGCCCTCGCGGAGCACTCCCGGGCGGAGCCGGGTCGCCGCGGCCTCTCCGTCGCGGCGCTCGCGCCAGCGGCGAGCATCTTCAAGCTCGTGACCGCCGCCGCCCTGCTCGAGCACGGCACCCAGCCGGACGAGGAGGTCTGCTACCACGGCGGCAAGCGCCGGCTCGCCCCGGGAAACCTCGCGGACGACCCGCGCCGCGACCACCGCTGCCGGACGCTCGTCTCCGCGTTCGGGCACTCGACGAACGTCGTGTTCGCGAAGCTCGCGGGCCGCGGGCTCGACGCCGAGAGCCTGCGCGCCACGGCGGAGCGGTTCCTGTTCAACACCGAGATCCCGTTCGCCCGCCCTGTGGAGGTGTCCCGGGCGGACATCCCGGAGGACGACTTCGGGTTCGCGAACACCGCGGCCGGGTTCGGCCCGGTGAAGCTCTCGCCGCTGCACGCCGCGCTCCTCGCGGCCATCGTCGCCAACGACGGCGTGCTCGTGCCGCCGGTGATCGTCGAGTCGGTCGACGGCGGCGCGATCCCCTCCGCCGGCGAGCCCCGCCGCGTCATCGAGGAGCCCGTGGCGGCGGAGCTCGCGAGGATGATGCGGAGCACCGTCACCGAGGGCACCGCCCGCCGCGCCTTCGCGCGCGCGCGGGGCCCGCTGCGCGGCATCCCGGTGGCCGGCAAGACCGGGTCCCTCGCCGACGCCCAGCCCTACCGCGACTACTCCTGGTTCGTGGGGTACGCGCCGGCGGACCACCCGCAGGTGGCCATCGCCACCGTGGTGGTGAACGAGCGGCTCTGGCACGCCCGCGCGCCGACCGTCGCGCGGGAGGCCCTCGAGGCGTACTTCGCCGCGCAGGTCGCGCAGGTCCCATAG
- a CDS encoding DUF4388 domain-containing protein, whose amino-acid sequence MRGLMGSFAVLPLSELVDLLARRSMSGTLGCERGTVQKSVHVREGVAVGAESNDPREHLGQLLLNFGHVTEEQLAKAFQTQEETRIRLGKVLTLVGLVSPDTVRDVLAIKLRETLLDVFLWDAGVFWFDGGSPPVVDDLDAAVPLADIAREAEFRTTAWSAFRGEFPSGAATLVVEEAAATASADPTTVDGRLLALAREGKTIDEIGLALHATDFHLYQRLYALARQGALRAAPAPLAAAAAAEPVGAADLIDRARALLADGRADDAELVAARAVELAPASEAARSLLGETERVLGERLRAELLGPPRTPRVRLSSPEVARLRLSSADKYLLSRCDGRRDLRELARVAPLRELDVLKAIRRFADAGLVELG is encoded by the coding sequence ATGCGTGGCCTCATGGGCAGCTTCGCGGTCCTCCCGCTCTCCGAGCTCGTGGACCTGCTCGCGCGCCGGAGCATGTCCGGCACCCTCGGCTGCGAGCGTGGCACCGTGCAGAAGTCGGTGCACGTGCGCGAGGGGGTCGCGGTCGGCGCCGAGTCGAACGATCCGCGCGAGCACCTCGGCCAGCTCCTCCTGAACTTCGGCCACGTCACCGAGGAGCAGCTCGCGAAGGCGTTCCAGACGCAGGAGGAGACGCGCATCCGCCTCGGCAAGGTGCTGACGCTCGTCGGCCTGGTGTCGCCCGACACCGTGCGCGACGTGCTCGCCATCAAGCTGCGCGAGACGCTCCTCGACGTGTTCCTGTGGGACGCGGGCGTGTTCTGGTTCGACGGCGGCTCGCCGCCGGTGGTGGACGATCTCGACGCCGCGGTGCCGCTCGCCGACATCGCGCGCGAGGCGGAGTTCCGCACCACCGCGTGGAGCGCGTTTCGCGGAGAGTTCCCGAGCGGCGCGGCCACCCTCGTCGTGGAGGAGGCCGCGGCGACCGCCTCGGCCGATCCCACCACCGTGGACGGCCGGCTGCTCGCGCTGGCCCGCGAGGGCAAGACCATCGACGAGATCGGGCTCGCGCTGCACGCGACCGACTTCCACCTGTACCAGCGGCTCTACGCCCTGGCCCGCCAGGGCGCGCTCCGGGCGGCGCCCGCCCCCCTCGCCGCCGCGGCGGCCGCGGAGCCGGTCGGCGCGGCCGACCTCATCGACCGCGCGCGGGCGCTGCTCGCCGACGGCCGCGCGGACGACGCGGAGCTCGTGGCCGCCCGGGCGGTCGAGCTCGCCCCCGCCTCGGAGGCCGCCCGCTCGCTGCTCGGCGAGACGGAGCGCGTGCTCGGCGAGCGGCTCCGCGCCGAGCTCCTGGGGCCCCCGCGCACGCCGCGGGTGCGGCTCTCCTCGCCGGAGGTGGCGCGGCTGCGCCTCTCGTCCGCCGACAAGTACCTGCTCTCCCGCTGCGACGGCCGGCGCGACCTGCGCGAGCTGGCCCGGGTGGCGCCGCTGCGCGAGCTCGACGTGCTGAAGGCCATCCGGCGCTTCGCCGACGCGGGGCTCGTCGAGCTCGGCTGA
- a CDS encoding TlpA disulfide reductase family protein yields the protein MQTQPNVPPPTSARTPGRRGRLGVALVAAALVAGGAYLAYDRLVTQPALERAALLGFGVDRTDVPAPALELEALDGSRFSLAQARGQVVFLNFWATWCPPCREEMPSMLRLGRELEAKYPGRFRMVAVSVDEGWDPVKEFFAAPPYFGKPGLAVTLDPGHAVTKAYYCAARGGSCPDLKFPESYIVDKDGRLVAYVVGPRDWNDPTARQLLESLIGS from the coding sequence GTGCAGACGCAGCCGAACGTCCCGCCGCCGACCTCCGCTCGCACCCCGGGCCGCCGCGGCCGCCTCGGCGTGGCGCTCGTCGCCGCCGCGCTGGTGGCGGGCGGCGCCTACCTCGCGTACGACCGCCTCGTCACCCAGCCGGCGCTCGAGCGCGCCGCGCTGCTCGGCTTCGGCGTCGATCGCACCGACGTCCCGGCGCCCGCGCTCGAGCTCGAGGCGCTCGACGGCTCCCGCTTCTCGCTCGCGCAGGCGCGGGGGCAGGTCGTCTTCCTCAACTTCTGGGCCACGTGGTGCCCTCCGTGCCGCGAGGAGATGCCCTCCATGCTCCGGCTCGGGCGGGAGCTGGAGGCGAAGTACCCCGGACGGTTCCGGATGGTGGCCGTCTCGGTGGACGAGGGCTGGGATCCGGTGAAGGAGTTCTTCGCCGCTCCGCCGTACTTCGGGAAGCCCGGCCTCGCGGTGACGCTCGACCCCGGCCACGCCGTCACGAAGGCGTACTACTGCGCGGCGCGGGGCGGTTCGTGCCCCGATCTGAAGTTCCCGGAGTCCTACATCGTGGACAAGGACGGCCGGCTGGTGGCCTACGTGGTCGGTCCTCGCGACTGGAACGATCCCACCGCCCGCCAGCTCCTCGAGTCCCTCATCGGCTCGTGA
- a CDS encoding dihydrodipicolinate reductase encodes MRRDGIPVVLVGLGEDGRAIARAVVARPELTVVAAVDRDPALAGASLDALLGAGAPEVRVEGDLAKALGRARGGVLIQSGVDRLDDALADVRAAVKAGLHVVSTCPELAYPALDRADDAEALDALCEQRGVAVVSTGVTPGFSLDRLPALLAQVAGPIRHVRAVRVVDLASADDPLRRRVGVGLSEAAFDDALEREELGQLGLAQSAALVAESCIGTDDYEVDEELVPLVAEEDGAVRRGEVAGVQQIARVFAEDQEVVRLELTIQVGARDPRDEVELDAAPPLRLLVPGGVPGAAGTANAVVNAIAAVMERQGLLTVLDLPVGR; translated from the coding sequence GTGCGACGGGACGGGATCCCGGTGGTCCTCGTGGGGCTCGGAGAGGATGGGCGAGCGATCGCCCGGGCGGTAGTCGCTCGCCCCGAGCTCACGGTCGTCGCGGCGGTCGATCGCGATCCGGCGCTCGCCGGAGCTTCCCTCGATGCCCTGCTCGGTGCTGGAGCCCCTGAGGTGCGCGTAGAGGGCGACCTCGCGAAGGCGCTCGGCCGCGCGCGCGGAGGCGTCCTGATCCAGTCCGGAGTGGACCGGCTCGACGACGCGCTGGCGGACGTCCGTGCAGCCGTGAAGGCCGGCCTGCACGTGGTCTCCACCTGCCCCGAGCTCGCCTACCCGGCGCTCGATCGTGCCGACGATGCCGAGGCGCTCGACGCGCTCTGCGAGCAGCGGGGCGTGGCGGTGGTGTCCACCGGCGTGACCCCCGGGTTCTCGCTCGACAGGTTGCCCGCGCTGCTCGCCCAGGTCGCCGGGCCGATCCGCCACGTGCGTGCCGTCCGCGTGGTGGACCTCGCGAGCGCCGACGATCCGCTCCGGCGCAGGGTCGGCGTGGGGCTCTCCGAGGCGGCGTTCGACGACGCGCTCGAGCGCGAGGAGCTCGGCCAGCTCGGGCTGGCGCAGTCCGCGGCGCTCGTCGCCGAGTCGTGCATCGGGACGGACGACTACGAGGTCGACGAGGAGCTCGTGCCGCTCGTCGCCGAGGAGGACGGCGCGGTGCGGCGCGGCGAGGTCGCCGGGGTGCAGCAGATCGCGCGCGTCTTCGCGGAGGATCAGGAGGTCGTCAGGCTGGAGCTGACGATCCAGGTCGGCGCGCGTGACCCGCGCGACGAGGTCGAGCTCGACGCCGCCCCGCCGCTCCGGCTCCTCGTGCCAGGGGGCGTCCCCGGCGCCGCCGGCACGGCGAACGCCGTCGTGAACGCCATCGCGGCCGTCATGGAGCGCCAGGGGCTCCTCACGGTCCTCGATCTCCCCGTGGGAAGGTGA
- a CDS encoding MaoC family dehydratase N-terminal domain-containing protein, whose amino-acid sequence MLDRSLIGRESEPVEHEVERSAIRRFADALGDPNPIYQDEAAAQAAGYAALVAPPTFPVTLTANERFRHSLDLGTRSILHSEQQLEYARPIVAGDRITVVSRVADVLERPGASGPMDVLVLEDEGRDEKGEWVFRSRATLILRRG is encoded by the coding sequence ATGCTCGACAGATCCCTCATCGGACGGGAGAGCGAGCCCGTGGAGCACGAGGTGGAGCGGAGCGCGATCCGGCGCTTCGCGGACGCGCTCGGCGATCCCAACCCGATCTACCAGGACGAGGCGGCGGCGCAGGCGGCGGGGTACGCCGCGCTCGTCGCCCCGCCCACCTTCCCCGTGACGCTCACCGCGAACGAGCGCTTCCGCCACTCGCTCGATCTCGGCACCCGCTCCATCCTCCACTCCGAGCAGCAGCTCGAGTACGCCCGCCCCATCGTCGCGGGCGATCGGATCACCGTGGTCTCGCGGGTGGCCGACGTGCTCGAGCGGCCCGGCGCGAGCGGGCCGATGGACGTGCTCGTGCTCGAGGACGAGGGGCGGGACGAAAAGGGCGAGTGGGTGTTCCGCTCGCGCGCGACGCTGATCCTGCGTCGCGGATAG